Genomic segment of Dermacentor albipictus isolate Rhodes 1998 colony chromosome 5, USDA_Dalb.pri_finalv2, whole genome shotgun sequence:
GCCACCAGCCTGCATATATACTTATTTTAACAAAGGGCCGAGCCAGCCGTTTCGGAACGCACCAAAGCGCGCATAAAGCGCGAGCCTTTGTGGAATCGCGTGTGCTGCTCAAGCAAACTTTACGTCTAAACATTTTACCAGAGCTTTTCACCGCTCCGTACCAATACCTAAGCAGTGATGAATGGGTGCTACATCAAAAGTGTCCTCCTGATGGTCGCAAGCGGGTTCGCTATCGCCGCAGAAGACAACCTGATCGAGTCCTTCTACGAAAACCAGCGAGAGTCGCGACCTCGGTTCGTGAACCCGGCGAAAATGGAGAACGCCATCAAGGTGCAGCCCATCGGCGGCAGCGCGAGACTCAGCTGCCGAGCGACAGGCGTGCCCGAGCCCCGGGTCGCGTGGTTCAAGAACGGCCAACCGCTGACCTTCGCCGCCTCCAACCGAGAGAACGGACAGAGGTACACTCTATTGCTCACGGACCTCGCCCTCAACGACAGCGGCCAGTACACGTGCGTAGTCTCCAACCGACTCGGCTCTGTGCAGTGGACGTACACGGTCGAAGTTCACGAGAAATTCATCGCGACGCCCACCATCGTCTGCCCGTTCTCCAACATCACCGTGGCGGAAGGGGAAAGCGTGAGCATCATGTGCGACGTTTACAGCCACCTGACGGCGTTCGTGCGTTGGATCAAGCACTACCACATCAGCGGGAGCTACTTCGATCGGAACGGAGCGCCGTACGCCAAGTTGGTCAAGGACGCGGCGCTCGCCGACGTCACGGACCCTCACACGCTGACGCTGAATGACATCACGCTCGCCGACTCCGGTTTTTACTCTATACTGGCGAGCTCGCCATCGGGGGCCTCGCACAAGACCATAGAAGTCCTCGTCGTGCCGAGGCCCTTCCCAGGCCTCTGAGTTTCTGGGATACTCTCACGAAAGAACTCCAGAACAATGGTGTGTCTACTTTAAGCGAGAGAGGAAATTTCGTTAGACATCAAAAGGCCACTGTTCCAGCTACACGCTTCCGATTGAAGCTCGACAGTGAATTTCGGTGCGTACTATAAGGACTAGCGCTCGACGCTGTAAAGATATTATGGCCAACCTCACCGTTTCAAGTCACCTTATCGAGGCGCATTTCCCCACATTAGAAAACGGTAGCTGTTGCCCTTTATATGTCGCCACGCCGGTCTGTTAACGGAACAGTGCTAATTTAGGAAGTGGCGCCAAACCGTGAATATAAGCCAGTACGCTATATTCCGTACTCAACTGCGCTGTCGATAAAAGtgcgaacaaaaacaaaagcttctCTTATGCCTAAAATTGTCCGACAATAATTGGGCAATAAGCTATCTATGCTTCCgcagcaaaagaaaaagtaagcATGTAAAGAAAGGCTAATATCTCGAACAGTTTAACGCATTCAACGAGTACAACCTTTGAATCTGATACGGCGATGAAAACCGCTGCAAATTTGTATTCAGATGACAgctcaaaaacaaaaagaaaagaaaattcactgGAACCGCCATTAGCTTACGTGTATCGTGAGGATTTTGTCGGAATAGGAACCACCTCCTTAACACTGACTAGTCATTCAAGAAACATTCTAGTATGTTACACTAGAAAACACTGTTCAAGCTATATTCGAAACTACTGAAATGTACATTTGGCGTTCGTGCGCCTGAAACAAGTTGGTGGAAAAAGATCCTTGAGGATCTACTGATACATTTGCGCACTCATATATAGCGCTTGACAGGCAGAATAAGTAACGCAAATGTTTAGGCTGCCTTGCGTGATGAAACACTTCTGATCGGACATTTTGTTATGAAATTTA
This window contains:
- the LOC135902303 gene encoding fibroblast growth factor receptor 3-like translates to MNGCYIKSVLLMVASGFAIAAEDNLIESFYENQRESRPRFVNPAKMENAIKVQPIGGSARLSCRATGVPEPRVAWFKNGQPLTFAASNRENGQRYTLLLTDLALNDSGQYTCVVSNRLGSVQWTYTVEVHEKFIATPTIVCPFSNITVAEGESVSIMCDVYSHLTAFVRWIKHYHISGSYFDRNGAPYAKLVKDAALADVTDPHTLTLNDITLADSGFYSILASSPSGASHKTIEVLVVPRPFPGL